A portion of the Paenibacillus marchantiae genome contains these proteins:
- a CDS encoding glucose-6-phosphate isomerase gives MAKKVEFDYSTALQFVNQHEVDYFAEPIRLAHEQLHNGTGTGSDYLGWIDLPTAYDKEEFSRIQKAAAKIQSDSEVLIVIGIGGSYLGARAAIEMLTHSFYNNLPKDKRKTPEIYFAGNNISSTYVTHLLDLVEGKDFSVNVISKSGTTTEPAIAFRIFRAALEKKYGKEEARKRIYATTDKERGALKKLANEEGYESFIIPDDVGGRYSVLTAVGLLPIAAAGISIEEMMQGAADASKEYSNPNVAENEAYQYAAVRNALYRKGKGTEILVNYEPSLHFVSEWWKQLYGESEGKDYKGIYPASVDFSTDLHSMGQFIQEGSRNIFETVIQVAEVSEHISIEADPDDLDGLNFLEGKTMDFVNKKAFQGTLLAHTDGQVPNLIVNIPDMSPYSFGYLVYFFEKACGISGYLLGVNPFDQPGVEAYKKNMFALLGKPGFEEEKAALEARLSE, from the coding sequence ATGGCAAAAAAAGTGGAGTTTGACTACAGCACTGCCCTGCAATTCGTCAATCAACATGAAGTGGACTATTTCGCTGAACCGATTCGTTTGGCTCACGAGCAGCTCCACAACGGAACGGGAACCGGATCGGATTATCTGGGCTGGATCGACCTGCCTACCGCTTATGACAAAGAAGAGTTCTCCCGTATTCAAAAAGCGGCTGCTAAAATCCAAAGCGATTCTGAAGTGCTGATCGTCATCGGTATTGGTGGATCATACCTTGGTGCACGTGCAGCGATTGAGATGCTTACGCACTCTTTCTACAACAACCTGCCTAAAGACAAACGCAAAACGCCTGAAATCTACTTTGCAGGAAACAACATCAGCTCCACGTATGTAACTCATTTGCTGGATCTGGTTGAAGGCAAAGACTTCTCCGTTAACGTTATCTCCAAATCCGGTACAACAACGGAGCCAGCAATTGCTTTCCGTATCTTCCGTGCAGCACTGGAGAAAAAATACGGTAAAGAAGAAGCTCGCAAACGTATCTATGCTACGACAGATAAAGAGCGTGGCGCACTGAAAAAACTGGCGAATGAAGAAGGCTATGAATCCTTCATTATCCCGGATGATGTAGGTGGACGTTACTCCGTTCTGACGGCTGTAGGTTTGTTGCCAATCGCAGCAGCTGGCATCAGCATCGAAGAAATGATGCAAGGTGCGGCTGACGCTTCTAAAGAATACAGCAACCCGAACGTAGCTGAGAACGAAGCATATCAATATGCAGCTGTTCGTAACGCACTGTATCGCAAAGGTAAAGGAACAGAAATCCTCGTGAACTACGAGCCATCCTTGCACTTTGTATCCGAATGGTGGAAACAGCTTTACGGAGAGAGTGAAGGTAAAGACTATAAAGGGATTTATCCTGCATCCGTTGATTTCTCGACTGACTTGCACTCCATGGGTCAATTCATTCAAGAGGGTAGCCGGAACATCTTCGAAACTGTGATTCAGGTTGCTGAAGTATCGGAGCATATTTCGATCGAAGCGGATCCAGATGATCTGGATGGTCTGAATTTCCTTGAAGGTAAAACGATGGACTTTGTTAACAAAAAAGCGTTCCAAGGAACACTGCTTGCACACACAGATGGTCAAGTACCAAACTTGATTGTGAACATTCCAGATATGTCTCCATATTCTTTCGGATATCTGGTATACTTCTTTGAAAAAGCATGCGGCATTAGTGGTTACCTACTGGGAGTCAATCCATTTGACCAACCAGGCGTGGAAGCTTACAAGAAAAATATGTTCGCTTTGCTGGGCAAACCAGGCTTTGAAGAAGAGAAAGCAGCGCTTGAAGCGAGACTTTCTGAATAA
- the tkt gene encoding transketolase, with amino-acid sequence MTDKNEAIQKEENNTIDNLSITTVRTLAIDAIEKANSGHPGMPMGSAPMGYQLFAKTMTHNPDHPTWVNRDRFVLSAGHGSMLLYSLLHLSGYDLPMEQLKQFRQWGSKTPGHPEFGHTAGVDATTGPLGQGIAMAVGMAMAEAQLSATYNKDKFNVIDHHTYAICGDGDLMEGVSHESASLAGRLHLGKLIMLFDSNDITLDGKLNLSSSESIAKRFEAYGWQVLRVEDGNDLPAIQKAIEEGQADTLRPTLIEVKTVIGYGSPNKQGKGGHGGTHGSPLGADEAKLTKEFYKWVYQEDFHVPTEVREHFAQVKDRGISANKAWDEKFAEYKKAFPELAAQFETAINGDLPEGWDRDLPKYAATDKAVSTRVASGNALNGLAHNVPQLTGGSADLESSTMTHLNNLENFSPEDYSGRNIYFGIREFGMAGAMNGMALHSGVKVFGGTFFVFTDYLRPAVRLAALMGLPVTYVLTHDSIAVGEDGPTHEPIEQLASLRIIPNLTVIRPADGNETSAAWAYALENKSNPVALVLTRQNLPILEGTVEGSRENVKRGAYVVSDAKDGKAVAQIIATGSEVQLAVKAQAALAEQGIQVRVISMPSWDLFEKQDKAYKESVLLPDVKARLAIEMAHPMGWEKYVGDQGDILGINTFGASAPGDRVIQEYGFTVENVVSRVKALL; translated from the coding sequence ATGACTGACAAGAACGAAGCGATTCAAAAGGAAGAGAACAACACCATCGACAACCTGTCGATCACTACCGTACGTACACTGGCGATTGATGCAATCGAGAAGGCAAATTCCGGACACCCGGGAATGCCTATGGGCTCCGCTCCAATGGGGTACCAACTTTTTGCAAAAACGATGACACATAACCCGGACCACCCAACTTGGGTTAACCGGGACCGTTTTGTTCTGTCCGCAGGACATGGCTCCATGTTGCTGTACAGCTTACTTCACCTGAGCGGGTATGACCTGCCTATGGAACAATTGAAACAGTTCCGTCAATGGGGAAGCAAAACTCCGGGTCACCCGGAATTCGGACATACTGCAGGCGTTGACGCAACAACTGGACCACTGGGCCAAGGTATTGCAATGGCTGTAGGTATGGCTATGGCTGAAGCTCAACTGAGCGCAACATATAATAAAGACAAATTCAACGTAATCGACCACCACACTTACGCAATCTGTGGTGACGGTGACTTGATGGAAGGCGTATCCCATGAATCAGCTTCCCTGGCTGGACGTTTGCACCTGGGCAAATTGATCATGTTGTTCGACTCCAATGACATCACTTTGGATGGTAAATTGAACCTGTCTTCTTCTGAAAGCATCGCGAAGCGTTTTGAAGCTTATGGCTGGCAAGTGCTGCGCGTTGAAGATGGTAACGATCTGCCTGCAATCCAAAAAGCAATTGAGGAAGGTCAAGCAGATACGCTTCGTCCTACACTGATTGAAGTTAAAACTGTAATTGGTTACGGTAGCCCGAACAAACAAGGTAAAGGCGGCCACGGCGGTACTCACGGATCTCCACTGGGTGCAGACGAAGCTAAATTGACTAAAGAGTTTTACAAATGGGTTTACCAGGAAGATTTCCACGTTCCAACTGAAGTTCGCGAACACTTTGCACAAGTGAAAGATCGTGGTATCTCTGCTAACAAAGCATGGGACGAGAAATTTGCTGAGTACAAAAAAGCATTCCCTGAGCTGGCAGCTCAATTCGAAACGGCAATCAATGGCGACCTTCCAGAAGGTTGGGATCGCGATCTGCCTAAATATGCAGCAACAGACAAAGCTGTATCCACTCGTGTAGCATCCGGTAATGCACTGAACGGTTTGGCTCATAACGTGCCACAACTGACAGGTGGTTCTGCTGACCTTGAAAGCTCCACAATGACTCACTTGAACAACCTGGAGAACTTCTCACCTGAAGATTATTCCGGTCGCAACATCTACTTCGGTATCCGTGAATTCGGTATGGCTGGAGCAATGAACGGTATGGCACTGCACAGTGGTGTGAAAGTATTCGGAGGTACATTCTTCGTATTTACAGACTACCTGCGTCCAGCTGTTCGTCTGGCTGCCCTGATGGGTCTGCCTGTAACGTACGTCCTGACTCACGACAGTATCGCTGTTGGTGAAGACGGTCCTACTCACGAACCAATCGAGCAATTGGCATCCCTGCGTATCATTCCTAACCTGACAGTTATTCGTCCGGCTGACGGTAATGAAACTTCTGCAGCATGGGCTTACGCGCTTGAGAACAAGAGCAATCCGGTTGCACTCGTACTCACTCGTCAAAACCTGCCGATTCTGGAAGGTACCGTTGAAGGTTCACGTGAGAATGTGAAACGTGGTGCGTATGTTGTCTCTGATGCAAAAGACGGCAAAGCTGTTGCTCAAATCATCGCGACAGGTTCCGAAGTGCAACTGGCTGTCAAAGCTCAAGCAGCACTTGCTGAACAAGGCATCCAAGTTCGTGTAATCAGCATGCCGAGCTGGGATCTGTTCGAGAAACAGGACAAAGCATACAAAGAATCCGTCCTGCTTCCAGATGTTAAAGCGCGTCTGGCGATTGAAATGGCTCACCCAATGGGTTGGGAAAAATATGTCGGCGACCAAGGCGACATTCTCGGAATCAACACATTTGGTGCATCCGCGCCTGGCGACCGTGTTATCCAAGAGTATGGCTTCACTGTGGAAAACGTGGTTAGTCGCGTAAAAGCATTGCTGTAA
- the ppnP gene encoding pyrimidine/purine nucleoside phosphorylase yields MSQFDQVSVVKEANIYYEGQVTSRTVILGDGSKVTLGIMLPGSYEFGTDSREIMEILSGDLRVLLPGEEDWQEIQGQATFHVPAESKFKLEIRSVTDYCCSYPAE; encoded by the coding sequence ATGTCACAGTTTGATCAAGTCAGTGTAGTGAAAGAGGCCAACATTTATTATGAGGGCCAGGTAACTAGTAGAACGGTTATTTTGGGGGATGGCAGCAAGGTGACTCTGGGCATTATGCTTCCAGGCAGTTATGAGTTCGGTACAGATTCCCGTGAGATTATGGAAATTCTGTCCGGCGATCTGAGAGTATTACTTCCCGGAGAAGAAGATTGGCAAGAGATTCAAGGTCAAGCTACGTTCCACGTGCCTGCCGAATCCAAATTTAAACTGGAGATACGCAGCGTTACCGACTACTGCTGTTCGTACCCGGCGGAATAA